A single Pseudomonas brassicacearum DNA region contains:
- the erpA gene encoding iron-sulfur cluster insertion protein ErpA has translation MSVETFTPTALQFTHGAAHKVKSLVDEEGNDRLKLRVFVTGGGCSGFQYGFTFDEEVAEDDTIVEREGVSLVVDPMSFQYLAGAEVDYQEGLEGSRFVIKNPNATTTCGCGSSFSI, from the coding sequence ATGAGCGTCGAAACCTTCACCCCCACGGCTTTGCAATTCACCCACGGTGCCGCGCACAAGGTGAAGAGCCTGGTCGATGAAGAGGGCAATGATCGTTTGAAGCTGCGCGTGTTTGTAACGGGCGGCGGTTGTTCCGGTTTTCAGTACGGCTTCACTTTTGATGAAGAAGTGGCCGAAGATGACACCATCGTCGAGCGCGAAGGGGTCAGCCTGGTGGTCGATCCGATGAGCTTCCAGTACCTGGCAGGTGCCGAGGTGGATTATCAGGAAGGCCTGGAAGGCTCGCGTTTCGTGATCAAGAACCCTAACGCGACCACGACCTGTGGGTGCGGTTCTTCATTCTCGATCTGA